The following are encoded together in the Capsulimonas corticalis genome:
- a CDS encoding methylglyoxal synthase — translation MNTLQYVALIAHDNKKHDMIAFVQRHLETCRRESLVATRTTGTHIENETGLPVTKMLSGPLGGDLQIGALIATEQVKAVIFLRDPLTAHPHEPDINALMKACDTHNVPLATNLATAELILEHLKVIQE, via the coding sequence ATGAACACATTGCAATACGTCGCTCTGATCGCTCATGACAACAAGAAGCACGATATGATCGCGTTCGTGCAGCGCCATTTGGAGACCTGCCGGAGGGAGTCGCTTGTCGCGACGCGCACGACGGGGACGCATATAGAAAATGAAACGGGACTGCCGGTGACGAAGATGCTCAGCGGCCCGCTCGGCGGCGACCTGCAAATTGGCGCGCTGATCGCCACCGAGCAAGTCAAAGCCGTCATCTTCCTGCGCGACCCGCTCACCGCCCATCCCCACGAACCCGACATCAACGCGCTCATGAAAGCCTGCGACACGCACAACGTCCCTCTCGCCACCAACCTCGCCACGGCGGAGCTAATTTTGGAGCACCTCAAAGTCATTCAAGAATAG
- a CDS encoding YbjQ family protein: protein MLVTTGNEVDGYSIGQYLGVVRGIVVRSPNLAQGFMGGINQIFGGNIEAYAQVCEQARQEAFDRMVMHAQQIGADAVIGTRYDATEFTTSVTEVLAYGTAVKLVRKA from the coding sequence ATGCTGGTGACGACGGGAAATGAAGTCGATGGGTATTCGATCGGGCAGTATCTGGGAGTGGTGCGCGGGATCGTGGTGCGCTCGCCCAACCTCGCGCAGGGGTTCATGGGCGGGATCAACCAGATCTTCGGCGGCAATATCGAAGCCTACGCGCAGGTGTGCGAACAGGCGCGCCAGGAAGCCTTTGACCGGATGGTGATGCACGCCCAGCAGATCGGCGCCGACGCCGTAATCGGAACGCGCTACGACGCCACCGAGTTCACGACCTCAGTGACAGAAGTGCTGGCGTACGGCACGGCGGTCAAATTGGTGCGCAAGGCCTAG
- a CDS encoding M48 family metallopeptidase: protein MKHLLLLLLCFVLALFLLSPSAHAQKRGLLEWNGDGPPEMTMRVVVDRQGWAMVMLDRDGGDALLASSSPAEVDRALARSIGGSVRPLGGWSGRQMARNWSVVRRSNDWLHRTGLRAQGVVNPDPLRPLMRAAHILYLVVEVSPRNAPNFHLSGAYPERMASGNVYYRRAYFEYPELPGLIGRLRRAPKPPAVTVQAGYTRADLIGVCAPLALVLLLPLAITFWMRARALRAMAAEEVDSATALFGFNRFLQQITLVVWLLWLPLNYGLGLRAILEFFWDGPLNFIPLPFLAYYLPALTTVACTVIAAPVFRRVWDKQFASENVVKDSLLALAMFLPVVFYSVAASCFLDNPYAAAGWAAAGLAVRQGVQRLGRRPVLRVTGGELFEAAQRFSSASGLPPADVLVLPGAAGSFANAFATTGNRVLLTKYLVDALSKREVNAIMAHEMTHLKHKHPMILGATYLASAALSIGAAFWAAMHHVPAAWLGVIQAAVLILSMLGQTMLGRAFERVADAGALALTGDPEACISGLGKITRLNRMPMEWGKWDRYWLTHPSTSQRFREIAKRGGMSEEQVTAAMQAAGGETTGERYNIVVRSAAAPAPVV, encoded by the coding sequence ATGAAACACTTACTCCTGCTGCTGCTTTGTTTCGTTTTGGCGCTGTTCCTTTTATCTCCTTCGGCTCACGCACAGAAGCGCGGGCTCTTGGAGTGGAATGGCGACGGCCCGCCGGAGATGACGATGCGCGTGGTGGTGGACCGGCAGGGCTGGGCGATGGTGATGCTGGATCGCGATGGAGGGGACGCGCTGCTGGCCTCCTCGTCGCCGGCGGAAGTCGACCGGGCGCTGGCCCGGTCGATCGGCGGATCGGTGCGTCCTCTGGGCGGCTGGTCCGGTCGTCAAATGGCCCGCAACTGGAGTGTCGTGCGCCGCTCGAACGATTGGCTCCATCGTACGGGCCTGCGCGCTCAGGGCGTTGTCAACCCCGACCCGCTGCGTCCCCTGATGCGCGCCGCGCACATCCTTTATCTGGTCGTCGAGGTTTCTCCGCGTAATGCGCCGAATTTTCATCTGTCCGGAGCGTATCCGGAACGGATGGCCAGCGGGAATGTCTATTACCGGCGCGCGTACTTCGAATATCCAGAGCTTCCAGGCTTGATCGGGAGGCTGCGGCGCGCTCCCAAACCTCCCGCCGTTACGGTTCAGGCGGGGTACACGCGAGCGGATCTGATCGGCGTCTGCGCGCCGTTGGCGCTGGTGCTGCTGCTGCCGCTCGCGATCACGTTCTGGATGCGCGCCCGAGCCCTGCGCGCCATGGCCGCCGAGGAGGTGGACTCCGCGACCGCCCTCTTCGGGTTCAATCGCTTCCTGCAGCAGATAACGCTGGTGGTGTGGCTGCTCTGGCTGCCGCTCAATTACGGACTGGGGCTGCGCGCGATCCTTGAGTTCTTTTGGGACGGTCCTTTGAACTTTATTCCGCTGCCGTTCCTCGCGTACTATCTGCCGGCGCTGACGACTGTAGCGTGTACGGTGATCGCGGCTCCGGTCTTCCGCCGCGTGTGGGACAAGCAGTTCGCGAGTGAGAATGTCGTCAAGGATTCTCTGCTCGCGCTGGCGATGTTTCTGCCGGTAGTGTTTTACTCGGTCGCCGCATCGTGCTTTCTGGACAATCCATACGCCGCCGCCGGCTGGGCGGCGGCGGGACTGGCCGTGCGCCAGGGAGTCCAGCGGCTCGGCAGGCGTCCCGTACTGCGGGTGACCGGCGGAGAGCTGTTCGAAGCGGCGCAACGCTTTTCGTCGGCGTCCGGGCTCCCCCCCGCCGACGTGCTTGTGCTGCCGGGCGCCGCCGGGAGCTTCGCCAACGCCTTCGCCACCACCGGCAACCGTGTCCTTCTGACGAAGTATCTGGTCGATGCGCTCAGCAAGCGCGAGGTCAACGCCATTATGGCGCATGAGATGACGCATCTGAAGCACAAGCACCCGATGATCCTGGGGGCGACATATCTGGCGTCCGCCGCGCTGTCGATCGGCGCCGCGTTCTGGGCGGCGATGCACCATGTTCCGGCCGCGTGGCTGGGAGTGATCCAGGCCGCCGTGCTTATCCTCAGCATGCTCGGGCAGACGATGCTGGGACGCGCCTTCGAGCGTGTCGCCGACGCCGGCGCGCTGGCGCTGACGGGCGATCCGGAAGCGTGCATTTCAGGTCTGGGAAAGATCACGCGGCTCAATCGAATGCCGATGGAGTGGGGGAAGTGGGACCGGTACTGGCTGACGCATCCCTCCACGTCGCAGCGCTTCCGGGAGATCGCGAAGCGCGGCGGGATGAGCGAAGAGCAGGTTACGGCGGCGATGCAGGCGGCCGGCGGCGAGACGACGGGGGAACGCTACAACATCGTGGTGAGGTCCGCCGCCGCGCCCGCGCCCGTGGTTTAG
- a CDS encoding DUF3592 domain-containing protein, with the protein METTINSKPAEILERPPRPARFTTGTQTARVTMVLLLLGTFGLLSWLGMRDMNELRALQAHGRMMGALITDKTVRHGKHDTYYLDYDFYVNQTFVTDRSSFDYGTWDNAVIGGSIPVTYLPANPHTYRLGVMTEDRIAGQGRAWFWTSIVALAILGLFTGALEWTFQEQLTLMRDGVAVAGFVMGREVIHSTDYRNRNARPKCYVTYTIPIGPAGRIYKVETPSWSLMYDLDVSQPLVVLCDPAQPARNRPLFLMTAVRV; encoded by the coding sequence ATGGAGACGACGATTAATTCCAAGCCCGCGGAGATTCTCGAACGGCCGCCCCGGCCGGCGCGCTTTACCACGGGAACGCAGACGGCGCGCGTCACGATGGTCCTGCTGCTGCTGGGAACCTTCGGCCTCCTGAGCTGGCTGGGCATGCGCGACATGAACGAGCTGCGCGCGCTCCAGGCGCACGGCCGGATGATGGGCGCCCTGATCACGGACAAAACGGTCCGCCACGGCAAGCACGACACCTACTATCTCGACTATGATTTCTACGTCAACCAAACGTTCGTGACGGATCGCTCGTCGTTCGATTATGGGACCTGGGACAACGCCGTGATCGGCGGATCGATCCCGGTGACTTATCTGCCCGCGAACCCACACACCTACCGGCTGGGCGTCATGACTGAAGATCGGATCGCCGGGCAAGGACGCGCCTGGTTCTGGACATCGATCGTCGCATTGGCGATCCTTGGCTTGTTCACCGGAGCGCTGGAATGGACGTTCCAGGAACAGCTCACATTGATGCGCGACGGCGTCGCCGTCGCCGGATTCGTGATGGGCCGCGAAGTGATACATTCGACCGACTACCGGAATAGAAACGCGCGGCCCAAGTGTTATGTCACTTATACCATTCCGATCGGGCCGGCAGGGCGCATTTATAAAGTCGAAACGCCGTCCTGGTCGCTCATGTACGACCTGGACGTCAGCCAGCCGCTCGTCGTCCTTTGCGATCCGGCGCAGCCGGCGCGCAACCGCCCGCTCTTTCTGATGACGGCGGTGCGCGTTTAA
- a CDS encoding class I SAM-dependent methyltransferase, translating into MSTAKIDPPQTDTSRADLVFDAVADDYDAALAQGIAVSGEDKNFFARGRVEWLGRCLSDRTAPLGTVIDYGCGTGSGAPFLQEILRPEHVLGIDVSHKSLAVARADYGGSGTSFAHCDEYVPSGAADIVYCNGTLHHVPVAERAGVIAYIYRCLKPGGIFALWENNPWNPGTQYVMLRCPFDKGVVKVTPPAARRLVTDQGFEIVRQDFYFIFPRFLAALRPWEPSLTKTPLGTQYQLLCRKPLQ; encoded by the coding sequence ATGAGCACCGCAAAGATCGACCCGCCGCAAACTGACACATCGCGCGCGGACCTCGTGTTCGACGCCGTGGCGGACGACTATGACGCCGCGCTCGCGCAGGGCATCGCGGTTTCGGGGGAGGATAAAAACTTCTTCGCGCGCGGGCGCGTCGAGTGGCTGGGGCGCTGTCTTTCGGATCGTACGGCGCCGCTGGGAACCGTAATCGACTACGGCTGCGGCACAGGGTCGGGCGCGCCGTTCTTGCAGGAGATCCTCCGGCCCGAACATGTCCTTGGGATCGATGTCTCGCACAAATCGCTCGCGGTCGCGCGGGCGGATTACGGAGGCTCGGGGACGTCCTTCGCGCACTGCGACGAATATGTCCCCTCGGGCGCGGCCGATATCGTTTACTGCAACGGCACGCTCCACCATGTGCCCGTGGCGGAGCGCGCCGGCGTGATCGCTTATATCTACCGATGCCTGAAGCCCGGCGGGATCTTCGCGCTCTGGGAAAACAACCCCTGGAATCCCGGCACGCAGTATGTCATGCTGCGCTGCCCGTTTGACAAGGGCGTCGTCAAGGTGACGCCGCCCGCCGCGCGCCGATTGGTGACGGATCAGGGATTTGAAATCGTCCGCCAGGACTTCTACTTCATCTTCCCGCGTTTTCTCGCGGCCCTGCGGCCTTGGGAGCCGTCCCTCACCAAGACGCCCCTGGGGACCCAGTACCAGCTCCTCTGCCGCAAGCCGCTCCAGTAA
- a CDS encoding SseB family protein: MANWKSIKRPKAREDAPCAEPEAPPPPPASRLAAALLEGERTGDKRLFYETFLESKLLAPLRHEPPSSINPRLADLNYLIRVCEGWPSLLGFSDLEALNEFFQGPRKVVYATLAARDLCRIALGQEVDQLLINAAGPVGFSLSPLECQLLAEGVIPGDGLSR, translated from the coding sequence ATGGCTAATTGGAAATCGATCAAGCGCCCAAAGGCGCGGGAAGACGCGCCCTGCGCCGAGCCGGAGGCTCCGCCTCCCCCACCGGCCAGCCGTCTCGCCGCCGCGCTCTTGGAGGGCGAGCGGACCGGCGATAAGCGCCTCTTCTACGAGACCTTTCTCGAGTCGAAGCTGCTGGCGCCGCTGCGCCATGAGCCGCCGTCGTCGATCAACCCGCGTCTCGCCGACCTGAATTATCTCATCCGTGTCTGTGAAGGCTGGCCATCGCTGCTCGGATTTTCGGATCTTGAAGCGCTGAACGAGTTTTTCCAGGGGCCGCGCAAAGTCGTCTACGCCACCCTCGCCGCGCGGGATCTGTGCCGGATCGCGCTCGGCCAGGAAGTCGATCAGCTGCTGATCAACGCCGCCGGCCCCGTCGGATTCAGCCTATCGCCGCTGGAATGCCAGCTGCTCGCCGAGGGGGTCATCCCCGGCGACGGCCTGTCCCGCTAA
- a CDS encoding glycosyltransferase family 87 protein: protein MALARQLADSKMIRMVFLVTAALHLAIQLGVWLPNVWKRRDIQRDMTVYYQAAQRAERHRPLYKPLRSNAPDVNRGAYIYPPQFAVVVSPVARLPYLTYAHLCYVLELAAFWSFAYALVQLAGARRNAANVLLWGGLLGITPGTYDAMTLGQVDPLLWALFGFALCTRHRGVLLGISAQIKPFALLVVAIAAWRERGRVLWPAAIVIALGTLLGLAVYGPMSFVRWAQWGLPVPTQGSFEANNISLTYLGLRLARALGWWSYSGGELPAAARLYLAASGCLGAAGAVFLTRRQSPAMQYAVTLVAGVLCAPLCWITYLPLALVPFAICVRERRSQAGTETAPIVTEKSLSAVSSILS, encoded by the coding sequence ATGGCACTCGCTCGTCAGCTTGCGGATTCGAAGATGATACGGATGGTTTTTCTCGTGACGGCGGCGCTGCATCTGGCGATCCAGCTCGGCGTCTGGCTTCCCAATGTGTGGAAGCGCCGGGATATTCAGCGAGATATGACCGTGTATTATCAGGCGGCGCAGCGCGCCGAGCGTCATCGCCCGCTGTACAAGCCTCTGCGCAGCAATGCGCCCGATGTGAACCGGGGCGCTTATATCTACCCGCCCCAGTTCGCCGTGGTCGTTTCTCCCGTCGCTCGTCTGCCGTATCTGACCTATGCCCACTTGTGCTATGTATTGGAGCTGGCTGCGTTCTGGAGCTTTGCGTACGCCCTAGTCCAGCTTGCCGGCGCGCGACGTAACGCCGCGAATGTGCTCCTCTGGGGAGGGCTGCTGGGGATCACTCCGGGAACGTACGATGCGATGACGCTGGGGCAGGTCGATCCGCTGCTGTGGGCGCTGTTCGGCTTCGCGCTCTGCACGCGCCATCGCGGGGTGTTGCTGGGGATTTCGGCGCAGATCAAGCCCTTCGCGCTGCTGGTTGTGGCGATCGCCGCATGGCGGGAGCGCGGACGCGTGCTGTGGCCGGCGGCGATCGTGATCGCTTTGGGAACGCTGCTGGGCCTTGCCGTCTACGGGCCGATGTCGTTTGTGCGCTGGGCGCAGTGGGGGCTGCCGGTGCCGACGCAGGGCTCGTTCGAGGCGAACAACATCTCCCTGACCTATCTGGGGCTGCGTCTGGCGCGCGCGCTGGGGTGGTGGAGCTATTCCGGAGGCGAACTGCCGGCGGCGGCGCGTTTGTATCTGGCCGCATCCGGATGTTTGGGGGCCGCCGGCGCGGTGTTTTTGACGCGGCGGCAGTCCCCAGCGATGCAGTACGCCGTCACACTGGTTGCGGGCGTGCTGTGCGCGCCGCTGTGCTGGATTACCTATCTGCCGCTGGCGCTCGTCCCATTCGCCATTTGCGTGCGGGAGCGGCGCTCCCAGGCTGGGACGGAGACCGCTCCGATCGTCACCGAGAAATCGCTGAGCGCGGTGTCGTCAATCTTATCGTGA
- a CDS encoding pentapeptide repeat-containing protein, with protein MTQPPIKKPKLPSAYADDGAPDGVLEPERIYEALHWIDRDHSYQEADNLEIRRSLLQRVNWSGAVLRKIQVSDARFQECDLSNADWGDGGAQRVEMAGCRMTGFRAEDAFFRDLRWDECSASFSHFHQARFKGAHFEGCNFRDADFYGADLTGVVFHNCDLTRARFTEAVCVDTDFRTSTIDELVIGVREWRGAILDPFQTVVLASLLGVQVRTD; from the coding sequence ATGACCCAGCCACCCATCAAAAAGCCCAAACTGCCGTCTGCCTACGCCGATGATGGCGCTCCGGACGGCGTCCTCGAACCGGAGCGCATCTACGAAGCGCTCCACTGGATCGACCGCGATCATTCCTATCAAGAAGCGGATAACCTGGAGATTCGGCGGTCGCTGCTGCAGCGAGTGAACTGGAGCGGCGCCGTGCTGCGCAAGATTCAGGTGAGCGACGCGCGGTTTCAGGAGTGCGATCTTTCCAACGCCGACTGGGGCGACGGCGGCGCTCAGCGCGTGGAGATGGCCGGCTGCCGCATGACCGGCTTTCGCGCCGAGGACGCGTTCTTCCGGGATCTGCGATGGGATGAATGCAGCGCGTCCTTCAGCCACTTTCATCAGGCGCGGTTCAAGGGCGCGCACTTTGAGGGATGCAACTTCCGCGACGCGGATTTTTACGGCGCGGACCTGACCGGCGTCGTTTTCCACAACTGCGATCTCACCCGCGCCCGTTTCACCGAAGCCGTTTGCGTCGACACGGATTTTCGGACGTCCACCATCGATGAACTAGTGATCGGCGTCCGGGAGTGGCGCGGCGCGATCCTCGATCCCTTCCAGACCGTGGTGCTGGCGAGCCTGCTCGGGGTGCAGGTGAGGACGGATTAA
- a CDS encoding glycosyltransferase family 2 protein: MIKNNPSPQSEIDRPDSGAVEMSIVMPCLNESDTLATCLEKAQRALATLDIASEIIVADNGSTDGSQEIARSYGARVVPVSQKGYGSALMGGIAAARGKYVLMGDADDSYDFLEIPKFYAKLAEGYDLVQGCRLPSGGGTVAPGAMPFLHRWLGNPMFSFLTRTWFRAPIHDVYCGMRGFTKAHYEGLNQRCTGMEFATEMIIKSSLSATNIAEVPITLHPDGRKAHAPHLRTFRDGWRTLRFFLLYSPRWLFLIPGLALIAAGLLGYLVAMPAMHLFGVTFDIHTLMFASLFLLCGYQSVLFSLFSKTFAISEQLLPDDPRLERFHQSVTLERGLIVGAAALATGVALLGCAVLQWARIDFQHLNYPHTMRWVIPGATLTALGHQTILGSFLMSLIRLKRR; the protein is encoded by the coding sequence ATGATAAAGAACAACCCAAGCCCACAAAGTGAGATCGATCGCCCGGATTCGGGCGCGGTTGAGATGAGCATCGTCATGCCCTGTCTCAACGAGTCGGACACCCTCGCGACCTGCCTGGAAAAGGCGCAGCGCGCGCTGGCGACTCTGGATATCGCTTCGGAGATCATCGTCGCCGACAACGGCAGCACGGATGGCTCTCAGGAGATCGCGAGGTCCTACGGCGCCCGGGTGGTCCCGGTGTCTCAGAAGGGATACGGGAGCGCTCTGATGGGCGGCATCGCGGCCGCGCGCGGCAAATACGTGCTGATGGGCGACGCGGACGACAGCTATGACTTCCTGGAGATCCCGAAGTTCTACGCCAAGCTCGCCGAAGGGTACGATCTGGTCCAGGGATGCCGCCTGCCGTCGGGCGGCGGAACCGTCGCGCCGGGCGCGATGCCGTTTCTGCACCGCTGGCTCGGCAATCCGATGTTCTCGTTTCTGACGCGCACCTGGTTTCGCGCCCCGATCCATGATGTCTACTGCGGCATGCGCGGCTTCACCAAGGCGCACTATGAAGGCTTGAACCAGCGATGCACCGGGATGGAATTCGCGACGGAGATGATCATCAAGTCAAGTCTCAGCGCGACCAACATCGCCGAAGTCCCGATCACGCTCCATCCGGACGGCCGTAAGGCGCACGCGCCGCACCTGCGCACGTTCCGCGACGGGTGGCGGACATTGCGATTTTTCCTGCTTTACAGCCCGCGCTGGCTGTTTCTCATCCCGGGATTGGCGCTGATCGCCGCCGGACTGCTCGGTTACCTCGTGGCGATGCCCGCGATGCATCTCTTCGGGGTCACCTTCGACATCCATACGCTGATGTTCGCCAGCCTTTTTCTGCTGTGCGGCTACCAGTCGGTGCTGTTCTCGCTCTTTTCCAAGACGTTCGCCATTAGCGAGCAGCTTTTGCCCGACGACCCGCGCCTGGAGCGGTTCCACCAGTCCGTCACGCTGGAGCGCGGCCTGATCGTCGGCGCCGCCGCGCTGGCGACCGGCGTCGCGCTGCTGGGATGCGCCGTGCTGCAATGGGCGCGGATCGATTTCCAGCACCTCAACTATCCGCACACGATGCGCTGGGTCATCCCCGGCGCCACTCTGACGGCGCTTGGGCATCAGACGATTCTCGGCAGCTTTTTGATGAGCCTGATCCGGCTGAAACGACGTTAG
- a CDS encoding ATP-binding protein, producing the protein MLTADQSVSEHSRLEILKQYHILDTPPERHYDDIARLASRLCSAPIAVIAMMDAGRLWFKSILGADFKSAPCAPASHTHVTTQSGARDEVWTAAIPGVHFYASAPLVTPEGAVLGTLTVLDTAPRGLSPDQQEALEALARQVMSNLELRRRTAEVAASEIRGAKQAQQAQMQSKKLQEQSLELVRTRDRALEASRIKAEFVANISHEIRTPINAIIGMAALLLDTPMTPEQIDYARTIETSSEELLTMVNSVLDFSHIDANQVPLESETFHLQALLDDVSSVFEPQAREKGVEFSCAAAPETIRELTGAPRRLRQILVNLLSNAVKFTERGAIAVEAALAYETAAQVRLRISVTDTGIGIDPVRQTAIFEDFTQANGARTRPHGGAGLGLTVAHRLARMMGGAVYVQSVPGEGSVFTVEALLQKPAPERVPVAAPKPPELPSIPLEPLSLRILLVEDNSVNQKVAHCLLSRLGCDAEIVGDGRQAVTAVSQNDYDVILMDVQMPTLDGYAATREIRQMEQATGRRVSIIALTANSLDGDRERCLASGMDDYIAKPIRRAELHRALARVAKAA; encoded by the coding sequence ATGCTGACTGCCGACCAGTCCGTGAGCGAACACTCGCGCCTGGAAATACTCAAACAATACCATATTCTCGACACCCCGCCGGAACGCCACTATGACGACATCGCCCGACTTGCGTCGCGGCTATGCAGTGCGCCGATCGCGGTGATCGCCATGATGGACGCCGGCCGGCTGTGGTTCAAATCGATCCTGGGCGCAGATTTCAAGTCGGCGCCTTGCGCGCCGGCCTCCCACACGCATGTCACGACACAAAGCGGCGCCCGGGACGAAGTCTGGACCGCCGCAATCCCGGGTGTTCATTTTTACGCCTCCGCGCCGCTGGTGACGCCCGAAGGCGCCGTGCTGGGAACGCTGACCGTGCTCGATACGGCGCCGCGCGGCCTGAGCCCCGATCAGCAGGAAGCGCTGGAAGCGCTGGCGCGGCAAGTCATGAGCAATCTTGAGCTGCGACGCCGCACGGCGGAGGTCGCGGCGAGCGAGATTCGCGGAGCCAAACAAGCGCAGCAGGCGCAGATGCAGTCGAAAAAGCTGCAAGAGCAAAGCCTGGAGCTCGTCCGCACGCGAGACCGGGCGCTCGAAGCGTCACGGATCAAAGCCGAGTTCGTGGCGAACATCAGCCATGAGATCCGAACGCCCATCAACGCGATCATTGGGATGGCCGCCTTGCTGCTGGACACGCCCATGACGCCGGAGCAGATCGATTACGCGCGGACAATCGAAACAAGCAGCGAAGAACTTCTGACGATGGTCAATTCGGTGCTCGATTTCTCGCACATCGATGCGAATCAAGTCCCGCTGGAATCGGAGACGTTCCATTTGCAGGCGCTGCTGGACGATGTGTCCTCCGTCTTTGAACCACAGGCGCGGGAAAAAGGGGTGGAGTTTTCCTGCGCGGCGGCGCCGGAAACGATCCGCGAATTGACGGGCGCGCCAAGGCGGCTGCGGCAGATCCTGGTCAACCTGCTTTCCAACGCCGTCAAATTTACCGAACGCGGCGCGATCGCCGTGGAGGCCGCGCTGGCTTACGAAACGGCCGCGCAGGTCCGGCTGCGCATCAGCGTGACCGATACCGGGATCGGGATCGATCCCGTGCGCCAAACGGCGATCTTCGAGGACTTCACGCAGGCGAACGGCGCGCGGACGCGCCCCCATGGCGGCGCGGGCCTGGGGCTGACGGTCGCGCATCGTCTCGCCCGAATGATGGGCGGCGCCGTCTACGTACAGAGCGTTCCGGGCGAGGGAAGCGTATTCACGGTGGAGGCGCTGCTGCAAAAGCCGGCGCCGGAGCGCGTCCCGGTCGCGGCGCCGAAGCCCCCCGAGCTTCCGTCGATTCCGCTGGAGCCTCTTTCGCTGCGTATTCTGCTGGTCGAGGACAACAGCGTCAACCAAAAGGTCGCGCACTGCTTGCTGTCGCGTTTGGGATGCGACGCGGAGATCGTAGGCGACGGACGCCAGGCCGTAACGGCGGTCTCACAAAATGACTACGATGTCATTTTGATGGATGTCCAGATGCCGACTCTGGACGGCTACGCCGCCACCCGCGAAATCCGCCAGATGGAGCAGGCAACCGGCCGGCGCGTCTCGATCATCGCATTGACCGCGAACAGCCTCGACGGCGACCGGGAGCGCTGCCTCGCCTCCGGCATGGACGATTACATCGCCAAACCGATCCGCCGCGCCGAGCTGCACCGCGCGCTGGCGCGCGTCGCCAAAGCCGCATGA
- a CDS encoding acyltransferase family protein, translated as MNTLIKPSDPRPAVSAGHNAALDGLRFLAFLSVFVYHSQYQAPFLVRWVQWGKYGVPLFFVLSGFLIGRILLGLKNDSHGTLNQRLRIFYIRRALRIFPVYYALLAVLALSRPFGFAWFDPPQTLLWHALYLTNVYVDLKQAWIGGASHLWSLSVEEHFYLLAPLAILTVPTERLAKGFVWLWIALAIARVFCWRSGDEFLQYLSPMQFDYLTVGVAAAMVETGAGFLGVRNDLLKRAALISGGVCIPVILLGGAPMAAAQIFSAAAGQWLLAVAFAGLVLTLWRGRGGSLQRLLSHPAPVHLGRISYGLYLFHNFFLVSCATVPALRAFHGALIPAAALALTYASAAVSWRFLEAPINDLKRRFPYAASIGTRQSR; from the coding sequence TTGAACACTCTTATCAAACCTTCCGATCCGCGCCCAGCCGTGAGCGCCGGGCATAACGCCGCGCTGGATGGGCTGCGCTTCCTGGCGTTTCTCAGCGTTTTCGTCTATCACTCACAGTACCAGGCTCCGTTTCTCGTCCGCTGGGTCCAGTGGGGAAAGTACGGAGTCCCGCTGTTTTTCGTGCTGTCCGGATTTTTGATCGGCCGCATCCTGCTGGGCCTCAAGAACGACAGCCACGGGACGCTGAATCAGCGGCTGAGGATCTTTTATATCCGTCGGGCGCTGCGCATCTTTCCCGTCTACTACGCCTTATTGGCCGTGCTGGCGCTGTCACGCCCGTTTGGATTTGCCTGGTTCGATCCGCCGCAAACCCTCCTCTGGCACGCGCTCTACCTGACGAATGTCTACGTCGATCTCAAGCAAGCCTGGATTGGCGGCGCATCGCACCTCTGGTCGCTTTCCGTCGAAGAGCATTTTTACCTGCTGGCGCCGCTGGCGATCCTGACCGTTCCGACGGAGCGTTTGGCGAAAGGGTTTGTGTGGCTATGGATCGCGCTCGCGATCGCCCGCGTCTTCTGCTGGCGATCGGGCGATGAGTTCCTGCAATACCTGTCGCCGATGCAGTTCGATTACCTGACGGTGGGCGTGGCGGCGGCGATGGTGGAAACGGGGGCGGGGTTTCTTGGCGTCCGGAACGATCTCTTGAAACGCGCGGCGCTCATCAGCGGCGGCGTCTGTATCCCCGTGATCCTGCTCGGCGGCGCTCCCATGGCGGCGGCGCAGATCTTCTCCGCCGCCGCCGGCCAGTGGCTGCTGGCGGTCGCGTTCGCGGGGTTAGTGCTGACGCTCTGGCGTGGACGGGGCGGCAGTCTTCAGCGCCTGCTGTCCCATCCGGCCCCGGTTCACCTGGGGCGCATCAGTTATGGTCTCTATCTCTTCCATAACTTCTTCCTGGTGTCCTGCGCGACGGTTCCCGCGCTCAGGGCGTTCCACGGAGCGCTCATCCCGGCGGCGGCCCTCGCGCTGACTTACGCCAGCGCCGCGGTTTCCTGGCGTTTTCTGGAGGCGCCGATCAACGACCTCAAGCGACGATTCCCCTACGCCGCATCCATCGGTACGCGCCAATCACGATAA